A stretch of Pseudoclavibacter chungangensis DNA encodes these proteins:
- a CDS encoding SulP family inorganic anion transporter, with product MSAPARDKERYWPRPTVMDVFRSPKLLTKEVLAGMVVGLALIPEAIAFAIAAGVPAEVGLFSSIVMAISIAFLGGRPAMITAATAAIALVIRPVADEYGLDYLIATVILGGIFQIVLGLLGVGKLMRFIPRSVMVGFVNALAILIAVAQLEHFTGASWLMYPMIIVSILILWLFPKLTKAVPAPLVVVIVMTLAVWLLNLDVKTVGGLGELPGGPPMPFFPDVPLTFETLQIIAPYALGMAAVGLMESLMTAKLVDDITDTHSNKTREAMGQGGANILSGLFGGMGGCAMIGQTMINVRASGARTRVSTFAAGVFLLILVWFLGPIMNLIPIGALVAIMFMVAFLTFDWHSIAPSTLKRMPKSETIVMLVTVIPVLITHNLSVGVIIGVFVAAILFVRRVAHFTTVTRTFSANEDTAHYEVDGELFFASSNDLTTQFEYADDPKRVVIDMSKSHVWDASTVAALDGIEQKYREHDIEVEIIGLNEASGTFHARLSGNLPSH from the coding sequence ATGAGCGCGCCCGCACGCGACAAGGAACGCTACTGGCCTCGGCCGACCGTGATGGATGTGTTCCGTTCGCCGAAGCTGTTGACGAAGGAAGTCCTCGCGGGTATGGTGGTCGGCCTCGCGCTCATCCCGGAGGCCATCGCGTTCGCGATCGCCGCAGGCGTGCCGGCCGAGGTGGGCTTGTTCTCCTCGATCGTGATGGCAATCTCGATCGCGTTCCTCGGTGGGCGGCCCGCGATGATTACCGCGGCGACCGCAGCGATCGCGCTCGTCATCCGGCCGGTCGCCGACGAGTACGGCCTCGACTACCTCATCGCGACCGTGATCCTCGGCGGCATCTTCCAGATCGTTCTCGGCCTGCTCGGTGTCGGCAAGCTCATGCGGTTCATCCCGCGCAGCGTGATGGTCGGGTTTGTCAACGCCCTCGCGATCCTCATCGCTGTCGCCCAATTGGAGCATTTCACCGGCGCGTCCTGGCTGATGTACCCGATGATCATCGTCAGCATCCTGATCCTATGGCTCTTCCCGAAGCTCACGAAGGCTGTGCCCGCGCCTCTGGTGGTCGTGATCGTGATGACCCTCGCGGTGTGGCTGCTGAACCTCGATGTGAAGACCGTCGGCGGTCTCGGCGAACTGCCCGGCGGCCCGCCGATGCCGTTCTTCCCCGATGTACCGCTCACCTTCGAGACACTGCAAATCATTGCCCCGTATGCCCTCGGCATGGCCGCGGTGGGGCTCATGGAGTCACTGATGACCGCGAAGCTCGTGGACGACATCACCGACACGCACTCGAACAAGACCCGCGAGGCGATGGGGCAAGGCGGCGCGAACATCCTCTCTGGCCTCTTCGGTGGCATGGGTGGCTGCGCGATGATCGGGCAGACCATGATCAACGTGCGCGCCTCCGGCGCCCGCACCCGCGTCTCCACGTTCGCCGCCGGCGTGTTCCTCCTGATCCTGGTGTGGTTCCTCGGCCCGATAATGAACCTGATCCCCATCGGGGCGCTGGTGGCGATCATGTTCATGGTCGCGTTCCTCACCTTCGACTGGCACTCCATCGCACCCTCCACGCTGAAGCGGATGCCCAAGAGCGAGACGATCGTGATGCTCGTCACCGTCATCCCGGTGCTCATCACCCACAACCTCTCCGTCGGGGTCATCATCGGCGTGTTCGTCGCCGCGATCCTGTTCGTGCGCCGCGTCGCCCACTTCACCACCGTCACCCGCACCTTCAGCGCTAACGAAGACACGGCGCACTATGAGGTCGATGGCGAGCTGTTCTTCGCGTCCTCGAACGACCTGACCACCCAGTTCGAGTACGCCGACGACCCGAAGCGTGTCGTGATCGACATGTCGAAGTCGCACGTGTGGGACGCCTCGACCGTCGCAGCGCTCGATGGAATCGAGCAGAAGTACCGCGAACACGACATCGAGGTCGAGATCATCGGCTTGAACGAGGCGAGCGGAACCTTCCACGCACGATTGAGCGGGAACCTGCCCTCACACTGA
- a CDS encoding low molecular weight phosphatase family protein, protein MAAALMRQHAGDAITVYSAGTAPGDTLSALAEEAIVEVGASMEGEYPKPIDPEILRSVDRVIVLGDEAKVAPVDGMAGTIETWTFEDQAASDVGGGDRTRAIRDQIAERVLRLASELSAAMS, encoded by the coding sequence ATGGCCGCCGCGCTCATGCGGCAGCACGCCGGCGACGCCATCACCGTCTATTCGGCCGGTACTGCGCCGGGCGATACGCTTAGTGCCCTCGCCGAGGAAGCGATCGTCGAGGTCGGTGCGTCGATGGAGGGCGAGTATCCGAAGCCCATCGATCCCGAGATCCTCCGCAGCGTGGATCGGGTCATCGTGCTCGGCGACGAGGCGAAGGTCGCCCCGGTCGACGGCATGGCCGGAACGATCGAGACCTGGACCTTCGAAGACCAGGCTGCATCCGACGTCGGCGGCGGCGACCGCACGCGGGCGATCCGGGATCAGATCGCCGAACGCGTCCTGCGCCTCGCCAGCGAGCTCAGCGCCGCGATGTCGTAA
- a CDS encoding arsenate reductase ArsC produces the protein MSTPTVLFVCVHNAGRSQMAAGYLRHLAGDRIEVRSAGSIPADQINPVAVEAMLEEGIDIRGEAPKILTTDAVQDSDVVITMGCGDACPFFPGKRYEDWKLDDPAGQGIDAVRPIRDDIKRRIQELIASLEPASTEAASA, from the coding sequence ATGTCTACTCCCACCGTCCTGTTCGTCTGCGTCCACAACGCCGGCCGTTCCCAGATGGCCGCAGGCTACCTCCGCCACCTCGCGGGCGACCGCATCGAGGTCCGTTCGGCAGGCTCGATCCCCGCGGACCAAATCAATCCCGTCGCCGTCGAGGCGATGCTCGAAGAGGGCATCGACATCCGCGGCGAGGCCCCGAAGATCCTCACCACCGACGCCGTGCAGGACTCCGATGTCGTCATCACGATGGGCTGCGGCGACGCCTGCCCGTTCTTCCCCGGCAAGCGCTACGAGGATTGGAAGCTCGATGACCCCGCGGGCCAGGGCATCGACGCTGTCCGTCCGATCCGCGACGACATCAAACGCCGCATCCAGGAACTCATCGCCTCCCTCGAGCCCGCGAGCACCGAGGCGGCCAGCGCATGA
- the chrA gene encoding chromate efflux transporter gives MTSETRRAPVRGSAWEVFRVFLRLGVTSFGGPIAHLGYFRTEIVERRRWMDDRAYADLVALCQFLPGPASSQVGFGIGLHRAGYRGALAAFIAFTLPSAALMLAFASGAALFTGTIGEGILAGLKIVAVAIVAQAVLGMAKTLTPDRQRAAIAAVAALAALLLAGSLGQIMAIVLGGIAGYFVCRAPAANTATAVRFPVTRAAGIAALTLFVAILAGMPILAAVTGNDSVALFDAFARAGALVFGGGHVVLPLLQSGVVDPGWVTNADFLAGYGAAQAVPGPLFTLAAFLGGAADVGPGGAAGAGIALAGIFLPGFLLLIGVLPFWNRLQHHERVQAIMRGANAAVVGILAAALYTPVLTTAILTPPAFALALVCFVLLVAWKLPPWIVVIIGAAGGILATTLT, from the coding sequence ATGACAAGCGAGACGCGACGTGCGCCGGTGCGCGGGTCGGCGTGGGAAGTGTTCCGGGTGTTCCTGCGCCTCGGGGTGACCTCGTTCGGCGGGCCGATCGCGCACCTGGGCTACTTCCGCACCGAGATCGTGGAACGCCGACGCTGGATGGACGACCGCGCCTACGCCGACCTGGTCGCGCTGTGCCAGTTCCTTCCCGGCCCGGCCTCGAGCCAGGTCGGGTTCGGCATCGGCCTGCACCGCGCCGGATACCGGGGCGCGCTGGCCGCATTCATCGCCTTCACGCTCCCGTCCGCGGCCCTCATGCTCGCCTTCGCTTCCGGCGCCGCCCTGTTCACCGGCACCATCGGGGAAGGCATCCTCGCCGGGCTGAAGATCGTGGCGGTCGCGATCGTCGCGCAGGCCGTCCTCGGCATGGCGAAGACACTCACCCCGGACCGGCAGCGCGCCGCGATCGCAGCCGTCGCAGCCCTCGCCGCGCTGCTGCTGGCCGGATCGCTCGGCCAAATCATGGCGATCGTCCTCGGCGGGATCGCCGGATACTTCGTCTGCCGCGCACCCGCCGCGAACACGGCGACAGCGGTGCGGTTCCCGGTGACCCGGGCCGCGGGGATCGCCGCGCTCACCCTGTTCGTCGCAATCCTGGCCGGGATGCCGATCCTCGCCGCCGTCACCGGCAACGACAGCGTCGCCCTGTTCGATGCGTTCGCGCGGGCCGGAGCGCTCGTATTCGGCGGCGGGCACGTCGTGCTCCCGCTCCTGCAATCCGGCGTCGTCGATCCCGGCTGGGTCACGAACGCGGACTTCCTCGCCGGATACGGTGCAGCCCAGGCCGTGCCCGGCCCGCTGTTCACCCTCGCCGCTTTCCTCGGCGGCGCCGCTGACGTCGGCCCGGGCGGGGCGGCGGGGGCGGGCATCGCGCTGGCCGGGATCTTCCTGCCCGGCTTCCTCCTCCTCATCGGCGTGCTGCCGTTCTGGAACCGCCTGCAGCACCACGAGCGGGTGCAGGCCATCATGCGGGGCGCGAACGCGGCCGTCGTCGGCATCCTCGCCGCCGCCCTCTACACACCCGTGCTCACCACCGCGATCCTCACCCCGCCCGCCTTCGCACTCGCGCTGGTCTGCTTCGTGCTGCTCGTCGCGTGGAAGCTCCCGCCCTGGATCGTCGTGATCATCGGAGCCGCAGGCGGCATCCTCGCCACCACCCTCACCTGA
- a CDS encoding metalloregulator ArsR/SmtB family transcription factor, with protein sequence MTTTELCTPTPTHVIGEDAADAVASTLKALADPFRLRMLSAIATDPRGEACVCDLAELADVSQPTVSHHLKKLKDSGLLASERRGTWVYYSILPARKQAVTALLDAFAPAAIADAQAEQEDRATALAALDAKVEHLAAELADEMTHLNRNLVVTIVRESFAGLVRSAKLTQHMIPLTERFARQRLADLTRDRETGMPQVLFVCVANAGRSQLAAALVNQLSGGAVVARSAGSTPAAEVHPHVRSILADIEGEQDAAAAFPKPLTDDAVRAADVVVTMGCGDVCPIIPGVRYEDWAVGDPALASEDGVAAIAADIEARVRGLLAELCVPVDGDGA encoded by the coding sequence ATGACCACCACCGAGCTCTGCACACCGACCCCGACGCACGTCATCGGCGAAGACGCTGCCGATGCTGTCGCTTCAACGCTCAAGGCGCTGGCCGATCCGTTCCGGCTGCGGATGCTGTCGGCGATCGCGACGGACCCGCGCGGCGAGGCCTGCGTGTGCGACCTCGCCGAGCTCGCCGACGTCTCCCAGCCCACCGTCTCGCATCACTTGAAGAAGCTCAAGGACTCCGGGCTGCTGGCCTCCGAGCGGCGCGGCACCTGGGTGTACTACAGCATCCTGCCGGCGCGGAAGCAGGCCGTGACCGCGCTGCTGGACGCGTTCGCGCCCGCCGCGATCGCCGACGCGCAGGCCGAGCAGGAAGACCGCGCGACGGCACTGGCCGCCCTCGACGCGAAGGTCGAGCACCTCGCCGCCGAGCTCGCCGACGAGATGACGCACCTGAACCGCAACCTCGTCGTCACGATCGTGCGCGAGTCGTTCGCGGGTCTCGTCCGCTCGGCGAAGCTCACCCAGCATATGATCCCGCTCACCGAACGTTTCGCCCGTCAGCGTCTCGCCGACCTCACACGGGATCGCGAAACGGGGATGCCGCAGGTGCTGTTCGTGTGCGTCGCAAACGCGGGCCGTTCTCAGCTCGCCGCCGCCCTCGTCAATCAGCTCTCCGGCGGTGCGGTTGTTGCCCGGTCGGCCGGGTCGACGCCAGCGGCCGAGGTGCACCCGCACGTGCGCTCGATCCTCGCCGACATCGAAGGCGAGCAGGACGCCGCGGCCGCGTTCCCGAAGCCGCTCACCGACGACGCCGTCCGCGCCGCGGACGTCGTGGTCACGATGGGCTGCGGGGACGTGTGCCCGATCATCCCCGGCGTCCGCTACGAAGATTGGGCTGTCGGTGACCCCGCCCTCGCCTCCGAAGACGGCGTTGCGGCGATCGCCGCTGACATCGAGGCTCGCGTCCGTGGCCTGCTCGCCGAGCTGTGCGTTCCCGTCGACGGTGACGGCGCATGA
- the arsB gene encoding ACR3 family arsenite efflux transporter, with amino-acid sequence MSTATQTRAMPAKLSTLDRWLPLWIGLAMVAGLLLGRFIPALSDLLAHMEVGGISVPIGLGLLVMMYPVLAKVRYDKVAAVTGDKKLLVSSLILNWIAGPAVMFALAWLFLPDLPEYRTGLIIVGLARCIAMVVIWNDLACGDREATAVLVFINSVFQVVAFSLLGWFYLTVLPGWLGLDSEGLDVSIGQIAINVLVFLGVPLAAGFLTRFFGEKAKGRDWYEAKFIPFIGPFALYGLLFTIVLLFALQGEAITSQPWDVARIALPLLAYFAIMWFAGLLLGKGIGLNYARSTTLAFTAAGNNFELAIAVAIGTFGATSGQALAGVVGPLIEVPVLVGLVYVSLWAARTWFHTDPYAVPAVTKSRAS; translated from the coding sequence ATGAGCACCGCAACCCAGACCCGCGCGATGCCGGCGAAGCTGTCCACCCTTGACCGGTGGCTGCCGCTGTGGATCGGGCTCGCCATGGTCGCGGGCCTCCTCCTCGGCCGCTTCATCCCCGCACTGTCCGACCTGCTCGCGCATATGGAGGTCGGCGGTATCTCGGTGCCGATCGGTCTCGGACTGCTGGTGATGATGTATCCGGTGCTGGCGAAGGTCCGCTACGACAAGGTCGCCGCTGTCACGGGAGACAAAAAGCTCCTCGTCTCATCGCTGATCCTGAACTGGATCGCAGGGCCTGCCGTGATGTTCGCCCTCGCGTGGCTCTTCCTGCCCGATCTGCCCGAGTACCGCACCGGTCTCATCATCGTGGGGCTCGCGCGTTGCATCGCGATGGTGGTGATCTGGAACGACCTCGCTTGCGGCGACCGTGAAGCGACCGCGGTGCTGGTGTTCATCAACTCCGTGTTCCAGGTCGTCGCGTTCTCGCTGCTCGGCTGGTTCTACCTCACCGTGCTGCCGGGCTGGCTCGGCCTCGACTCCGAAGGCCTGGATGTCTCGATCGGGCAGATCGCGATCAACGTGCTCGTATTCCTTGGCGTCCCGCTCGCGGCTGGGTTCCTCACTCGCTTCTTCGGTGAGAAGGCGAAGGGCCGCGACTGGTACGAGGCGAAGTTCATCCCCTTTATCGGCCCGTTCGCGCTCTACGGCCTCCTGTTCACGATCGTGCTGCTATTCGCGCTGCAGGGTGAGGCGATCACGTCGCAGCCGTGGGACGTCGCCCGGATCGCGCTGCCGCTGTTGGCGTACTTCGCGATCATGTGGTTCGCAGGCCTCCTGCTCGGGAAGGGCATCGGCCTCAACTACGCCCGCTCGACGACCCTCGCGTTCACGGCGGCAGGCAACAACTTCGAGCTCGCCATCGCCGTCGCGATCGGCACCTTCGGCGCGACCAGCGGCCAGGCCCTCGCAGGCGTCGTCGGCCCGCTCATCGAGGTGCCCGTGCTCGTGGGTCTGGTCTATGTCTCGCTCTGGGCCGCCCGCACGTGGTTCCACACCGACCCGTATGCGGTTCCCGCCGTCACCAAATCGAGGGCATCATGA
- the trxA gene encoding thioredoxin gives MSATITVTDATFEAEVLQSDIPVVVDIWATWCGPCKAIAPILDDLAGEYDGRVKIVKLDADANPQTAMAADVTSIPTLGFYRGGERVDVLIGAHPKPIIAGKIDELIV, from the coding sequence ATGAGCGCGACCATCACCGTCACCGACGCCACGTTCGAGGCCGAGGTGCTGCAGTCCGACATCCCCGTCGTGGTCGACATCTGGGCGACCTGGTGCGGGCCGTGCAAGGCGATCGCACCGATCCTCGACGATCTCGCCGGCGAGTACGACGGCCGCGTGAAGATCGTGAAGCTCGACGCGGACGCCAACCCGCAGACCGCGATGGCTGCTGATGTCACGTCGATCCCGACTCTCGGGTTCTACCGGGGCGGTGAGCGCGTCGACGTGCTCATCGGCGCACACCCGAAGCCGATCATCGCGGGCAAGATTGACGAGCTGATCGTATGA
- the trxB gene encoding thioredoxin-disulfide reductase produces MSMQQVVIVGSGPAGYTAAVYAARAGLSPVVVAGSVTAGGSLMTTTEVENFPGFTDGVQGPDLMDAMRAQAERFGARIVYDDATRLDLAGEVKTIETGSGETFEARSVILTTGSAYRKLGLAEEARLSGHGLSWCATCDGFFFREKEIAVVGGGDSAMEEALFLTRFASKVTIVHRRDDFRASKIMAERVRADPKIEVAWNSEVAELVGENAVEALRLRDTVTGDERALPISGVFVAIGHDPRSELLTGQVDLDDDGYVLVDHPSTATNLPGVFAAGDLVDRRYRQAITASGTGCAAALDAQHFLAGLPADETETELLEVSA; encoded by the coding sequence ATGTCGATGCAACAGGTGGTGATCGTCGGGTCTGGTCCGGCGGGGTATACGGCCGCGGTCTACGCGGCCAGGGCGGGGCTTTCTCCCGTCGTGGTCGCTGGCTCGGTGACCGCCGGCGGTTCGCTCATGACGACCACCGAGGTCGAGAACTTCCCGGGCTTCACCGACGGGGTGCAGGGCCCGGACCTGATGGACGCGATGCGTGCGCAGGCCGAGCGCTTCGGGGCGCGTATCGTCTACGACGACGCGACCCGGCTCGACCTCGCAGGCGAGGTCAAGACGATCGAGACCGGCTCGGGCGAAACGTTCGAGGCGCGTAGCGTGATCCTCACCACCGGTTCCGCTTACCGCAAGCTCGGCCTCGCCGAGGAAGCTCGGCTCTCCGGTCACGGCCTGTCATGGTGCGCGACCTGCGACGGCTTCTTCTTCCGCGAGAAGGAGATCGCCGTCGTCGGCGGCGGGGACTCCGCGATGGAAGAGGCACTGTTCCTCACGCGCTTCGCGTCGAAGGTCACGATCGTGCACCGGCGTGATGACTTCCGGGCGTCGAAGATCATGGCCGAGCGGGTGCGCGCCGATCCGAAGATCGAGGTCGCCTGGAACAGTGAAGTCGCCGAGCTCGTCGGTGAGAACGCCGTCGAAGCGCTCCGCCTGCGCGACACCGTCACCGGTGACGAGCGTGCCCTTCCGATCTCTGGCGTGTTCGTTGCGATCGGGCACGACCCGCGCTCGGAGCTGCTGACCGGGCAGGTCGATCTCGACGACGACGGCTACGTGCTCGTCGACCATCCGTCGACCGCGACGAACCTGCCTGGCGTGTTCGCCGCGGGTGATCTCGTCGACCGCCGTTACCGGCAGGCGATCACGGCATCGGGCACGGGCTGTGCCGCGGCCCTTGACGCGCAGCATTTCCTCGCCGGCCTGCCTGCCGACGAGACCGAGACCGAACTTCTGGAGGTGTCCGCATGA
- a CDS encoding helix-turn-helix domain-containing protein: protein MKWNLRVQAAERGIWKSAELRRMLAAAGLEMSQGKMSGLWTGTLTTIRLDDLDVICHVLDCQPTDLLVPEPEKVSARTRRLEQHSEANGSTPRVTPRLGAKDDRPAPPL from the coding sequence ATGAAGTGGAACCTGAGAGTCCAGGCCGCTGAGCGCGGCATCTGGAAGTCTGCGGAGTTGCGGCGCATGCTCGCCGCCGCTGGGTTGGAGATGAGCCAGGGCAAGATGTCGGGGCTGTGGACGGGCACTCTGACGACGATCCGCCTCGATGATCTCGACGTGATCTGCCACGTCCTGGACTGCCAGCCGACAGACCTCCTCGTGCCCGAACCGGAAAAGGTCAGCGCGCGCACGCGAAGGCTCGAGCAGCACAGCGAGGCCAACGGTTCGACACCGCGAGTGACGCCACGGTTGGGCGCGAAGGATGACCGGCCCGCCCCGCCGCTATGA
- a CDS encoding tyrosine-type recombinase/integrase — protein sequence MALPAIRHDLTSLPARTLGRQDHSHNDWTYKTGSAQRHYCASSLYLAGMDLKALQELLGHQWLSTTTQYIHVSSQHIEDAWAHANKSVEERFEGMA from the coding sequence GTGGCGCTTCCTGCTATTCGTCATGATCTGACCAGTCTCCCTGCCCGAACCCTCGGGCGACAGGACCACTCACATAACGACTGGACCTACAAAACGGGGTCAGCCCAGCGGCACTATTGCGCGTCGTCGCTGTATCTGGCGGGTATGGACTTGAAAGCCCTCCAAGAACTGCTCGGGCATCAGTGGCTGTCGACGACGACGCAGTACATCCACGTCTCGAGCCAGCACATCGAGGATGCGTGGGCGCACGCGAACAAGAGCGTTGAGGAACGATTCGAAGGGATGGCGTGA
- a CDS encoding IS3 family transposase (programmed frameshift) — MTNSRKRHTPEQVVRKLGQADRMLADGADVAAVCRELGVSEQTYYRWRNQYGGLKADDAKRLKELEKQNATLKRLLAEAELEKAALKELAGGKLLGPGRRRAAVAHLIRTLQVSERMACRLAGLSRSAYRRPLKGDTTADPDRALRDWLRAYAKKHPRWGYRRAYHDARGEGWAVNHKKIQRLWREEGLRVPQRRRRKRVGSSTVDAPAAVAPNLVWAVDFQFDADEQGRPIKICSIVDEHTRECIGGLVERSITADRLTAHLEDLAAVRGAPAVLRSDNGPEFISDAMADWAGTRTGLFYIPPGSPWHNGYVESFNSRLRDECLNINSFYSLLHAQVVIGDWKTEYNHDRRHSSLGYLAPVDYARQCTHQLETDDSHSDRTE; from the exons ATGACGAATAGCAGGAAGCGCCACACCCCGGAGCAGGTCGTCCGAAAGCTTGGGCAGGCCGACAGAATGCTCGCCGACGGCGCGGACGTCGCGGCGGTGTGTCGGGAGCTCGGCGTGTCCGAGCAGACGTACTACCGGTGGCGGAACCAGTATGGCGGCCTGAAGGCCGACGACGCGAAGCGGCTCAAGGAGCTCGAGAAGCAGAACGCCACTCTGAAGCGACTGCTGGCCGAAGCGGAGCTGGAGAAGGCCGCGCTCAAGGAGTTGGCTG GAGGGAAACTTCTAGGCCCGGGTAGGCGCCGCGCCGCCGTCGCTCACCTGATCAGGACACTGCAGGTGAGCGAGCGGATGGCGTGCCGGCTGGCCGGGCTGAGTAGGTCCGCGTACCGTCGCCCGCTCAAGGGCGACACGACCGCCGACCCGGACAGGGCGTTGCGGGACTGGCTGCGCGCGTACGCAAAGAAGCACCCGCGGTGGGGATACCGCAGGGCCTACCACGACGCTCGCGGCGAGGGGTGGGCCGTGAATCACAAGAAGATCCAGCGGCTCTGGCGCGAGGAAGGCCTCCGTGTCCCCCAGCGGCGGCGGCGCAAACGCGTCGGATCCTCGACCGTCGATGCCCCGGCAGCGGTCGCCCCGAATCTCGTGTGGGCGGTGGACTTCCAGTTCGATGCCGACGAGCAGGGCCGCCCGATCAAGATCTGCTCCATCGTCGACGAGCACACCCGTGAATGCATCGGAGGGCTTGTCGAGCGGTCGATCACCGCGGACCGACTCACTGCCCACCTCGAGGACCTCGCCGCCGTCCGCGGCGCGCCCGCGGTGCTCAGATCAGACAACGGCCCGGAGTTCATCAGCGACGCGATGGCCGACTGGGCCGGCACCCGCACCGGCCTGTTCTACATTCCGCCCGGCTCGCCCTGGCACAACGGGTATGTCGAGTCGTTCAACAGCAGGCTCCGCGACGAGTGCCTGAACATCAACAGCTTCTACTCGCTGCTGCACGCCCAGGTCGTGATCGGCGACTGGAAGACCGAGTACAACCACGACCGCCGACACTCATCGCTCGGATACCTCGCACCGGTCGACTACGCTCGGCAATGCACCCATCAACTGGAAACCGACGACTCGCACAGCGACCGGACCGAATGA
- a CDS encoding ATP-binding protein, with protein sequence MSRLDSETKRKLREMGISALVDAIDIQDDALTMGMVFEERIKLAVDDAHAAFTHAKVEGLIRRAGLRYPNADLRRVDLLEQRGLDRGVIAQLGTCQFISRQQNVVFQGFTGSGKSYLGSALAKQACQHRYRAHYIRMPDLEETWAAAKDKPAGREKWLRKYSTFTLLVIDEWLLDPPTDDVRSMLLELLERRYDATSTVFCTQYAKKDWHQRLGSGVHADAIMDRIVHNTLWIETGDVNMREQTAASS encoded by the coding sequence ATGAGCCGGCTCGACTCCGAGACGAAACGGAAGCTGCGGGAGATGGGCATCTCCGCCCTGGTCGACGCGATCGACATCCAAGACGATGCCCTCACGATGGGGATGGTGTTCGAAGAGCGCATCAAGCTCGCCGTCGACGACGCCCACGCCGCGTTCACCCACGCGAAAGTCGAGGGCCTCATCCGGCGGGCGGGGCTCCGATACCCGAACGCGGACCTGCGCAGGGTCGACCTGCTCGAACAACGCGGCCTCGACCGGGGTGTGATCGCGCAGCTCGGGACCTGCCAGTTCATCAGCAGGCAGCAAAACGTGGTGTTCCAAGGGTTCACCGGGTCCGGGAAGAGCTACCTCGGATCGGCGCTGGCGAAACAGGCCTGTCAGCACCGCTACCGAGCGCACTACATCCGCATGCCCGACCTCGAAGAGACCTGGGCCGCGGCGAAAGACAAGCCCGCCGGCAGGGAGAAGTGGCTGCGGAAATACAGCACGTTCACGCTCCTCGTGATCGATGAATGGCTGCTCGACCCACCCACCGACGACGTTCGATCCATGCTGCTCGAGCTCCTCGAACGCCGATACGACGCGACCTCGACGGTGTTCTGCACCCAGTATGCGAAGAAGGACTGGCACCAGCGCCTCGGCTCCGGGGTCCACGCCGACGCGATCATGGACCGCATCGTCCACAACACCCTCTGGATCGAGACCGGCGACGTCAACATGCGCGAACAGACCGCCGCGTCCAGCTGA